In Aegilops tauschii subsp. strangulata cultivar AL8/78 chromosome 3, Aet v6.0, whole genome shotgun sequence, one genomic interval encodes:
- the LOC141020926 gene encoding uncharacterized protein — protein sequence MRWSEETVLQIGSATTFAIIVKLFPCKAKLSDGSVQDIDRDTTVRLDVEFADVDPQELESMKEKAVGSLVERIGESIVWGPEQEVSLQRFDNYNGEYVRIEDGESMVAEIDQQEGWASKQVTFYAELIDLQTHSRVGYVPSKMAAQVEDNEWVSQKKMLALLTEPTVVAEDTGIDVDGEEGTHGARKIVVDWNVVELNEKTDLVITPISDIDMAEMFGIQVDDKDKEKDDSSLPADGNTCPRNANEDEEELMREAADDVDDADDNELVCLYDKENPVIEVGKLWPSMKEFRMSFRTYAVKKEFDAKTMWTDRNKFYARCKGYDGGGNPCKWYLSARLQPDGSTVRVNQIPHQHTCMTTLQRVSKMTSQLWVTEKITPILAKTPNTTAKRLKVDLEKLYPIQLQYTTVWKAKQRAMKSLYGDWANTFRMLYSFKAEVEKRSPGSVVEIDT from the exons ATGAGATGGAGCGAGGAGACAGTGCTTCAAATCG GTTCAGCCACCACATTCGCAATTATAGTGAAACTTTTTCCCTGTAAAGCCAAGCTCAGTGATGGCAGTGTCCAAGACATTGATAGAGATACCACCGTGAGGTTGGATGTCGAATTTGCAGATGTTGATCCCCAGGAATTGGAGAGCATGAAGGAGAAGGCCGTGGGCAGTTTGGTGGAGAGAATTGGGGAGAGTATTGTTTGGGGTCCAGAACAAGAGGTATCTCTGCAACGTTTCGATAACTATAATGGTGAATATGTGAGAATTGAAGATGGAGAATCCATGGTTGCTGAAATTGATCAGCAAGAAGGGTGGGCAAGCAAACAAGTAACATTTTATGCTGAGCTAATTGATCTGCAAACTCATTCCAGAGTTGGTTATGTGCCATCAAAGATGGCTGCACAGGTGGAAGATAATGAGTGGGTTTCACAAAAGAAGATGTTGGCATTGTTGACTGAACCGACTGTAGTAGCTGAAGATACAGGGATTGATGTAGATGGAGAGGAGGGAACCCATGGTGCTAGGAAGATTGTTGTTGACTGGAATGTAGTAGAGTTGAATGAAAAAACAGATTTGGTCATTACACCAATATCTGACATTGATATGGCCGAAATGTTTGGCATTCAAGTTGATGACAAAGATAAGGAGAAGGATGACAGTTCTTTGCCTGCTGATGGTAACACATGCCCTAGAAATGCAaatgaggatgaagaagagctgaTGAGAGAGGCTGCAGATGATGTGGATGATGCAGATGATAATGAGCTGGTTTGTTTGTATGACAAAGAGAACCCAGTTATTGAGGTGGGAAAGTTGTGGCCAAGCATGAAGGAGTTTAGGATGTCTTTCAGGACCTATGCAGTGAAAAAAGAGTTTGATGCCAAGACTATGTGGACTGATCGAAATAAATTTTATGCTCGGTGCAAAGGTTATGATGGTGGTGGCAATCCTTGCAAATGGTACTTGTCTGCCAGACTACAACCTGATGGAAGTACAGTAAGGGTAAATCAAATACCACACCAGCATACATGTATGACCACTTTACAGAGAGTTTCAAAGATGACATCACAGCTTTGGGTTACAGAGAAGATTACTCCTATTTTAGCCAAGACTCCAAACACTACTGCAAAGAGGCTTAAAGTTGACTTGGAGAAGCTGTACCCCATCCAGCTGCAATATACCACAGTGTGGAAAGCAAAACAAAGGGCCATGAAATCATTGTATGGTGACTGGGCAAATACATTTAGGATGTTGTATAGTTTTAAAGCAGAGGTGGAGAAGAGATCACCTGGAAGTGTGGTGGAGATAGATACATAG